The following is a genomic window from Plectropomus leopardus isolate mb chromosome 3, YSFRI_Pleo_2.0, whole genome shotgun sequence.
ATGATTCCTCGGTGTCGCTGTGACCTCGCGGAGCACGGGAAGAAGAAGCAGCGCTCGCGCTCACGCTGTGTAGTAACGTTACTGGCTGCTAACTGCCTCTCGGTTGTAGATCATGGCTGCCTCTAAGCCAGTCGAGCCGCAGTCCGGGACCGGGCTACCCCGCTGGCAGCTGGCGTTGTTAGTCGGGACTCCCATAGTGCTGGGGGTCGGCGCGGTTTACCTGTGGAACCGGAGCCGGACGAAGGAGAAGAAGGGGACCGGGGAGCGGAAAACACCAGAAGGCAGCGCGAGCCCCGTGCAGGGCCAAGACGGCGCAGCTCGAGCCAGCCGAGAGCAGGAGAACATGGTAACGACACCTGCGGACACCGGGCCTCCGGTACCGCTAATGTAGCATTTCACACGTTAACAGGATCCGCCTCAGTGCGCGGCGCTCATTTTACTCACTAAATGCGCCGTTGCTGTTTAAGTGCCGTCAAGGACACCAAACGTTACTGACACTGACAGCTACCTGCACGAGAGCAAGGCCGACAGCAGCCGGTTCAACGGTGCTGGATTAGCAGCTAGCTCCCGTAAGCTATTAGGGCAGTTAGGTTAACCAGCGCCGTTACAAATGTTTAACAGCTAGTAAATTAGTCGTTAAAGCGCAAGTGGAGCTAATTTAGCAAGACGTTACAACTCCAGCGAGGCTGCTTAACTGTAGTGTTTCGGCCATGCTAGCTAACGTTATCTCAACTGAGAGAGGGTTGCCACCTTAAGTGTGGAAAAATAAGGGACACCTTGTCACTCCCACGGCCACGGAAAACCTGGAGAAGTCATGTAATTTCACGTTCTCGTTTTCCAGGCCTTGGAAAGTCaagaatttgtaaaaatcacTGCAGAATATTGTAACCCCCTCCTCCCCCGGATATATACGAAGTCGTATACCAATATAGATATCGTTTTATCCACTTTTCCGCCTAATGTTGGTGATCATCAAGTGTTTTCCGTTTTGTGAAATCAGCATGCTGTCCGGACTacttgaaaagttatggaaagGCCTTGGAAAATGGCACGTGAAATCAACAAAGTGGCAAGAGCATGAAAACAGCAAAGTGGCATAAACTCTTAATCACAGCTTTGTGACtgtaatgtttttggccatgctAGCTAACGTTATCTCAACAGTGTGGAAAAAGAAGGGACACCTTGTCACTCTCACGgccatggaaaacctggaaaagtcatggaatttcaaaatTCCTAAGCCTGGGAAAGTTATGGAATTAGTGAAAATCATTGATAGTTTTGCAAAAGGAATTTTTTAAGGATGCACgatagtgtttttctttctgataTCCGCTATGCTGATGTATAAAAAGTCATTTGACAGATACAGATATGGttttatccactttttttcccacctaattTCAGTGATCATTAAATCTCTTCTGTATTGAAAGTAACGTAATACTATGCATACTCTTACGTGTAACCCAGTGCttttaatgtatgtaatttactccacaaaataagaaaatacttaAAGTTAGGGTTGATGTATTGTACATACtcactttgtttaaaaagacaGGTTTATGATATCGTCATATCGTCATAATCGTCATCCACATGTTTACCAATACTGATATTTCCCTTAAAAGCCAACATCTGCTGATACCAatgacatgctgatattatttTGCATCCCTAATTACTCATCACATGTTGTAAATTTTCATCAACTTTTGTAGTTGGTTCCTtggaaaatcatggaaaagcCTTGAAATATGATCCATGAAAACAGCAAAGTTTGCAACAACAAATACATCCATTCGTTGCACATGGgaataattaaaaattgcaCACATATTACAACAGTGCTGTTCTgaacagtaaaataagaaatacaatCATACACATTCAAGCTTAGGTGGTTGTGTTTGGTGCTTCCAAAATAAGTTGAATTGGCTCGACTTCGGCCCTTTCTGACAAGACGCCGTTCTGACAGACTTAAAGTGAAAGCATAGATTAGCCTCCCCTTTCTTCCCAGTTTACTTTGTAAATGGACTGcttttatatagcacttttttttttttacctttacagAGAAAGTGTTTTACAAAATCTCAAACCTTGTGATTAATGAGCAACTGCTCCACCTCCCGAGCCACAGCCACCCAAATTTTTAGGAATATTGTCAATTTGATGGCATTAAATCCTTGATACAAACCCACAGTTCAATTGCAGGGCACTTTGTAAGATGCTAAGGGATCTTTAATGATGTAGAAAACTGTCTTTAGGCCCCGAAATCCTTAAACCAGTCCACCGAGTCACAGGGGACATCATTTAATCAATAACTgttgccttctctctctctctctctctctctctctctctcttcccccccATTCAGAGCCCGTTGGATCGGGCCCAAGCAGCAAAGAACAAGGGCAACAAGTACTTCAAGGCTGGCAAGTATGAGAACGCCATCCAGTGCTACACAGAGGCCATTGCTCTCTGCCCCTCAGACCAAAAGACTGATCTGTCGACATTTTACCAGAACAGAGCAGCAGCCTACGAGCAACAGGTTGGCACCACCTTTGTTTAATCTGTGCAGAGATTGTTGTTGAATGTCCTCGGAAAAACACCTGTCTCTTGCTGTTATGACAGTGTGGCATTGATTTTACATTGATTCTTTTgcagaaattaacaaaatacaacattgtAGCTGTATTCAGAGTTGAAAAGCCTTCAAGGTCAATACTTTTTGCTAACTCCTTTTCACAACTTGAGGAGAGTTCAGACTTTTTAAAGTGCGCTTGTATAatgtacttatccatagtcagtgtattacatacagtatatggcaCTCAGCACGCCGccagagaatgagagcggagcggaaaCTGTATACCATAATATGAAAATTGACTTTTATCATGCCATGTATATTTGCTTATctatggtattgaaaaaaagaaaaagaatctcACCGGCGCACGCACATATCCTATTCTCCTCAACTGCCTGTCAGACGTTTTacacatatttccaaaaaaggCTCTCAAGTCTGTTTTATaatgaaacatttgttcaaGTGAATAAAACgcctttgttttcattctttaagGGTTCATTGTAAGGGACAATAATAATTGTGCAATACTGTGATATCGTGAAACAGTTGTATTGTCTGAAACAAAACTTCCACTACCACACCATTGCAACCCTAATCTTAACTATAccatacatttaaactgatattcatttatttatcgatttattttttaggacgctaaaatacattttgctgctgccccctttcacagcagtacattgcttagcttctttGTGGGTACTCCTGCTGGCTTCTCTCcactccactctcattctccgGCGGTGTCTCCCTTGTGTCTCTTaatgtccactccgctctcattcttcgccagtgtctccgccagtgtctccgaatgtccactTGCTTTTATTCTCCATCGTTGTttccgaatgtccgctccactctcattctcggccggtgtctccgctggtgtccgctccgctgtcatttttttgccgGTGTCTGTCTCGCGTGTGCATTATTGTGCATCACTGGTCTTACATATTGGTTATTATTATATTGGGATATGGaataaatagtgtttttttcccagattttaatggttgcattacagtaaagtgaaatACTTCTCAGCTTATCAGAGAGttgttttaatacttgcctttacccatttggtcattatatctacattatTGATGTGAAATTGTGGTCATATTTTAAGTACCAATAGTTattcctacaatattgtcacatcaaagagggtatttggttaaaaacaaaaagttagaTTCTGTCTCTCAGTCCTAGCATTAATGAAGTGCTTTTAGGAGAATCAAAAATATCGATATATATATTGTCTATcgagatatagcctaaaaaaagaaatgtaattttcagcccATCTCGCCCAGTAATACTGACCATGGATAAGCACCTCATACAAccctacttaaaaaaatcagatctgtCTCTTTAGAGCAAGAAGAGATTGCATGCCCCTGCATCTAACATTAGTTACTCTGGTCGATGTGATTCTCTGTAAACCATCAAATCTTGTCAAATCTTTATACCCTCATGTTTGACTGAAGGTTTTCTGCACAATGCTTAATACAGCGTCATAATGTCTTACTTTAGCTCCTCAACTACAAGTGTCATATTGAAACTTTGCTACAgatgctgtttctgttttagaGACTGGTGTTATATGTCGGTCTTCACACATCAGTTTCACTATGCTGTAGGTTTCTAGGTCCACTTCCAAACATACGCGtctgtgtctgcatgtctgtATATTCAGATGCACATATGTTTTGGAAGATAACCAGCCTGTGACTGTTATTTCAGATGAAATGGACAGAAGTGGTCCAGGACTGCTGTCAGGCTGTGGAAATGAATCCACGTTATGTCAAGGCTCTGTTCAGGCGGGCTAAAGCTCTGGAAAAACTAGACAACAAGAAGGAGTGCCTAGAAGGTCAGGCACTCCGctttctttctgttcttttacaaatttaacttaaaatgtgACAGTTACTGAAAGTCTGTTTGTTCTCTGTGTATCCTCCAGACGTCACAGCGGTGTGTATCCTCGAAGCCTTCCAGAACCAACAGAGCATGCTGCTGGCAGACAAGGTGCTGAAACAGCTGGGAAAAGAGAAGGCCAAAGAGAAATACAAGgtacttgccttttttttttttagagtttgatTAGTTTTTATTTCCCTGAATTGTCACAGTAAACTCATTCTCTTTCTTTAAACCCCTCTCCCGTAGAACCGTGAGCCGATGATGCCTTCTCCTCAGTTCATCAAATCCTACTTTAGCTCGTTCACTGACGACATCATCTCACAGCCGCTGCAGAAAGGGGAGAAGAAAGACGAAGACAAGGACAAGGAGGGCGAGGCAGCCGAGGTCACTGAAAGGTTAGACAGTCCTTGCTCAGTATCAATTTAATTGGTACATTTAGGCCGGAGATATATTTGCTGTCTAACTTTTTTTTGCGTACGAATCCGACTGTGTCTGGCTGCCTCATGAGCTTTTCTGTATATACTTGACTATACGTGATGTCTGTTACTGGGGGATACCTCTAGAGGGCACATGAGAGAGCTCAGGCCGTGTACAACTACTGGATGTGTGGGATGCAAACAACGGACATAACAACACTTGAGGAGGTTACTGTCATGTTAATGCTGAGATCAAGGCAGAGAAGGTGACAGCAGCGACAATGTTGGTGGCGTGCGAGGCCTCTAAATAAAGCCCGTCAGAACAATTGGGATAACGTGTTTCTTGGCTGCCAATGCGAGAGATTGATGATGAAAAGCACCACCAGTACTTTCACATGTCTGCTATGACTCTACACAGCCCCTGCTGTTTGTGTACATACTGCATCTTGCATCTGtacaacctttttctttttttttctttttttttttgaggatggCCAACGCACCAAACtgtcttctctttttaaaatacttgaaataatGGTAACCAGTGgttagaaaataattaatagatAGTGGGCTAACACTACAGCATCTCATCTCACCTCAGAGCTCTTAAAAAGTATGATCTACCACCAGGTAGATTAAACTTTTCcttatctgttttctctcctctttagCTCCGGCTACCTGAAGGCAAAGCAGTACATGGAGGAGGAGAACTACGACAAAATCATCAGTGAATGCACCAAGGAGATTGAGTCCGGTGGCCGATACACTGCAGAGGCCCTGCTGCTGCGCGCCACATTTTACCTGCTGATTGGTAACGCTACTGCTGCTCAGCCTGATTTGGACCGAGTAATCAACATGCAGGACGCCAATGTGAAGGTTGggactgtttattttatttgtctgttctTAGTTGATTATGCCAGGGCAGTTCAGCTGCTGGGATAGTGAATTAGTAAGACTTTAAGGGACTGCCAAAATTTATTGCCACATTTCCTTTGCATGGTTTGATTCTATTCAGCTcatttttggtgcttttctctattttgtttCCTACTGCGGCTTGCATCCCCTCAGTGTAGGCAGCATTCTCAGCTGATTGTCGTAGCATTGCCACATTAAACTGCCATGACATCATCTTTGCAACCAAACAGAGAAATGTCTGCACTTTGTCAATTTCACAGTGTAGTGTACGCTGTggtgtttgtggtttgtgttattaaaaaaaaaaaaaaaaagcggtcTGCTCAGCGTGCTTGAATCCTCATCTGAAGTGGTAAAGTAAAAGGTACCACAACTTTTTtctaatgaagaaaaaaagagtgagtcAAGTTAAGTTGAGTAGAGCTGCGCTGTACCATGCAGTGCAAATGCTTTGGATTTGATTAAATGTACTGTGCAAGACACCAATGTTGGGAATAGATTGATATAAATactgagaaacacaaaaggGACAGAGTGAAAAACACTGGAATAGACTTAATATCGGTGCATGCATTTTCTCACAGTTTATCGCATGAATTGTCTCCATAAATAAAGAGGTCCGTTATGAAACACTTGGAAAGCTACAACCTGACAGCCTCTCTTTCTTTGtactattttctaattttaacaGCTACGAGCAAACGCTCTGATCAAGCGGGGAAGCATgtacatgcagcagcagcagcccatGCTCTCCACACAAGATTTCAACATGGCAGCCGAGATTGACACATGCAACCCTGATGTCTATCACCACAGGGGTCAGGTAGGAGTGTAGTTGAATTTCTTTATCATCAGTTAAACTGCTCAGTTATTGTCAGAGGTGTCTTGAAGCATGCTACAGTGCCTCCTCTAAAATATGTATTCCCTCTCAGCTGAAAATCCTGCTGGACCAGGTGGACGAGGCGGTGGGAGACTTTGATGAGTGCATCCTGCTCAGGCCCGACTCTGCTCTCGCCCAGGCTCAGAAATGCTTCGCTCTTGTAAGTAATCCACTACAGATCATTTAAAGAGTGCTTTTACCTAACATATACAGGACGATAATGGATGCTACAATTCAAGTTCAGCAGTtgagtttctttttcttgtgtcCTTCAGTACAGACAAGCATACACTGGAAACAACCCGTCACAAGTGCAGACAGCCATGGACGGCTTCGAGGACGTTATCAGGAGGTTCCCCAAGTGTGCCGAGGGCTACGCTCTCTATGCTCAGGTACAGAATATTTACACATCAGTAGGTGGCTGGATATGTAATTCAGACAGAAAATAGCAGCTTTAAGTCTTCTTTATCTGTGTGCATTTTCAGGCTTTGACTGatcagcagcagtttgggaAAGCAGACGAGATGTACGACAAATGTATTGAACTGGAACCAGACAATGCTACCACATATGTCCACAA
Proteins encoded in this region:
- the tomm70a gene encoding mitochondrial import receptor subunit TOM70, translated to MAASKPVEPQSGTGLPRWQLALLVGTPIVLGVGAVYLWNRSRTKEKKGTGERKTPEGSASPVQGQDGAARASREQENMSPLDRAQAAKNKGNKYFKAGKYENAIQCYTEAIALCPSDQKTDLSTFYQNRAAAYEQQMKWTEVVQDCCQAVEMNPRYVKALFRRAKALEKLDNKKECLEDVTAVCILEAFQNQQSMLLADKVLKQLGKEKAKEKYKNREPMMPSPQFIKSYFSSFTDDIISQPLQKGEKKDEDKDKEGEAAEVTESSGYLKAKQYMEEENYDKIISECTKEIESGGRYTAEALLLRATFYLLIGNATAAQPDLDRVINMQDANVKLRANALIKRGSMYMQQQQPMLSTQDFNMAAEIDTCNPDVYHHRGQLKILLDQVDEAVGDFDECILLRPDSALAQAQKCFALYRQAYTGNNPSQVQTAMDGFEDVIRRFPKCAEGYALYAQALTDQQQFGKADEMYDKCIELEPDNATTYVHKGLLQLQWKQDLDLGLELISKAIEIDNKCDFAYETMGTIEVQRGNLDKAIEMFNKAINLAKSEMEMAHLYSLCDAAYAQTEVARKYGLKPPTL